The Methanofollis sp. region GCTTGTTCCTCTCCCGCCGGGCGAGGTACGCCTTCAACTCCCGCCCCAGGTCCTGAAGGGCGAGGGTGACCTCCTTCTCGATCTCCGGGATCGAGGCGACCGCGTCCTTGCTCTCCGAGGTGAAGGGGACGTTCGTCGAGGCAACGTGGACGAGGACGAGCACCGGCCCTGTCGGGAGGCCAGACTGGGAGAGCCCGTAGTTCTTCCAGTTCACGCCGGCGACCTGCGCCGTGATCGCACAGGCCCCCTGCTGGTACAGCAGGGGCACGCGGTTTGCAAAGCGCATCAGCTGCGCCGTTCCCTCGGCATCGAGTTTCCCGCCATAGCCGATCGCCGTCTCCACGACAAAGGGGTGACCGGAAAAGACAGAAGCCGGGCGGGTCCGCGCCTTCACGAAGTCCGGCTGGAACTCCTTCTCCAACCCCTGGACGATGAGATCCTCCCCGATCGGGGAGAGGCACTGGTTCGTCGGCGGCGCCGGGACATGCACAGACTGCATCGCCGCAAGAAGGGTCTTCAGGGCGTCGGGGGCGACCGCACCCATCTTCGCCCCGACAGGGAGGCCGGCGGCAGCCGCGATCTCCTCCGCGGTCTTCTTTCCCACCCGGCAGAAACTCCCGACGAGAAAATCGTCAAGGGTGACGTCGGCCTTCGTGGCCGCCATCCTCTTCAGGGTGCCGAGTTCGATGCCGTGCGGGTGGGGCTGGATCGCCTGAGGCGGCACGATCGGTTCTGCCGAGACCCGTTCGAAGGTCATCGCCTCGCCGTCGATCTCGATGCTGATCCGCGCGTGCGGGTTCACGACCGAGGTGTAGCGGAGGTACTCGATGAGGCGCTTTCGCGCCGCAAGGGTGCTCGTGAACTCCAGCTCGATCCTGGTGCCGTGCGTCCTGTCCCAGGCGACCTCCTCGTGGCCGAGCACCTCGGGTTCATTCGTCTCGGTCCTGATCATCAGGGAGAAGCGGTGGGCCGGCACCTTCGCGGAGGTGCGGGAGACGACCACGGCAGGCGTGCCCGTGGTCAGTTGCGCATAGAGGACCGCGGCCGAGATGCCGATCCCCTGCTGGCCGCGGCTCTGTCTGATCTGGTGGAAGCGGGAGCCGTACAGGAGTTTGCCGAAGACGTACGGCACCTGTTCGGGGACGATGCCCGGGCCGTTGTCCTCGACGGCCACCCGATATGCATCGGGCGAGGCCTTCCTGATGGAGACGAAGATGTCGGGGAGGACACCCGCCTCCTCGCAGGCGTCGAGGGCATTGTCCACCGCCTCCTTGATGGTGGTGATGATCCCCCGCGTCGGAGAATCGAAGCCGAGGAGGTGCTTGTTCTTCTCGAAGAACTCCGCGACGCTGATGCTCTTCTGCTGTTTCGCAAGGTCTTCAGCGAGCACCAACGCCCTTCACCCCGGCGATCGCCTCGTCAGGCTTCATCTCCCGCTGCTCGCCGGAATGAAGGTCCTTGAGGGTGACCGTCCCTGCCTCTGCCTCGCGCGTGCCCATGATGCAGGCATAGTCCGCGGTCTTTGCGGCATGCGCGAGCTGCGCCCCCATGCCGCGGCCGAGCAGGTTCACCTCGGCCCTGACGCCGGCGGCGCGCATGCTCCGGGCGACCCCGAAGGCCGCCGCTTCGAGGCCGGGCTGGGAGAGGACGGCGACGACCGGCTGCTTCTCCAGGGGATAGTCGCCGAGGGAGACCATCACGCGGTCGAAACCGATCGCAAACCCGCAGCTCGGGGCGTCGTCCCCGCCGAAGAGCTGGGCAAGTCTGTAGTTGCCGCCGCCGAGCACCTGGTTCTCGGCACCCAGGTTGTGGGCGAAGCCCTCGAAGACCATGCCCGTGTAGTAGTCCAGGCCGCGCGC contains the following coding sequences:
- a CDS encoding DNA topoisomerase VI subunit B, translated to MVLAEDLAKQQKSISVAEFFEKNKHLLGFDSPTRGIITTIKEAVDNALDACEEAGVLPDIFVSIRKASPDAYRVAVEDNGPGIVPEQVPYVFGKLLYGSRFHQIRQSRGQQGIGISAAVLYAQLTTGTPAVVVSRTSAKVPAHRFSLMIRTETNEPEVLGHEEVAWDRTHGTRIELEFTSTLAARKRLIEYLRYTSVVNPHARISIEIDGEAMTFERVSAEPIVPPQAIQPHPHGIELGTLKRMAATKADVTLDDFLVGSFCRVGKKTAEEIAAAAGLPVGAKMGAVAPDALKTLLAAMQSVHVPAPPTNQCLSPIGEDLIVQGLEKEFQPDFVKARTRPASVFSGHPFVVETAIGYGGKLDAEGTAQLMRFANRVPLLYQQGACAITAQVAGVNWKNYGLSQSGLPTGPVLVLVHVASTNVPFTSESKDAVASIPEIEKEVTLALQDLGRELKAYLARRERNKQKDDRARAVCAVMPAIAEKVAAIVEKPVPDISAIEGRIMHRLVARKRSYDGRVLIEVRNHTADDLALVVYDISPDAAKDAEPAPAFASDLDGEYTRVWNCALAPGEGWHVVYTGKGGGMLDVRGVEDAKKVVVYL